The Candidatus Eisenbacteria bacterium DNA window GAGGGGCCAGCCGAGCTCGTGATCTATGGCGTTCGAGGTGAGCGGGTGCGCACGCTGTTCTCGGGTACACGGTCAGCGGGGCCAGGAGCCGCCACGTGGGATGGCCGGGATGATCGCGGCCGCCCGGTGAGCACTGGCGTCTACTTCTATCGCCTGAAGGCGGGAACACAGGAAGCCACCCGGAAGATCGCCTTCATCCGCGGGTGAGAGGGCGCGACCGCGGGGGATCCGGCGCCCCTGAGAGTGGTTGAAGGCGAGGATGAGCTGACCGAAGATCCCTGCCGCCAAGCGCTGAAGGCGGGAGTGCCGGTATCGGCGAGGTGGCCGTGCGTGCGTTTGTTCTGCGGCGAGTGCTGCACTCGGTGGTCATGCTGTGGGGCGTGATCACCATCACCTTCGCGCTCGGCCACCTGGTTCCGGGTGACATCACCAACGTGATCCACGATCCGTGGCTCACGCCCGAGAGGATCGAGGCGATGCGGCGGCGCTTCGGCCTCGATCAGCCGTGGTGGATCCAGTACGGGCTCTACCTGCGCAACGTCCTGCTGCTCGACTTCGGAGATTCCTTCATGTTCCAGCGGCCGGTGTTCGCGGTGCTGCGAGACGGGCTCTTCAACACCCTGTGGCTCCAGGCGACGGCGCTGCTGATCAGCTGGGGAGTGGCGATTCCTCTGGGTGTGTGGGCGGCGCGGCGCGCGAACACCTGGGCGGACCGGAGCGTCGCCTTCGGCGCCTCGCTGGCGCTCGCCGTCCCCGAGATGGTGTCGGGGCTGTTGCTGATCTACTTCGCGGCGCGCAGCGGGTTCTTCCCGGTGGGCGGGATGCGCTCGCCGCACTGGGACACGCTCCCAGCTGGGGGCCAGGCGCTCGACCTGGTGTGGCACGTCGCGCTGCCGGCGCTGGTGCTGGCCTTCGCCCCGCTGGCGGTCTACCTGCGCCAGACGCGAGGCAACCTGCTCGACGTGCTGCGCCGCGACTACGTCACGACCGCGCGCGCCAAGGGCCTGGACGAGCAGGCTGTGGCGTTCAAGCACGCGCTCCCCAACGCCTTGAACCCGCTCATCAGCCTGTTCGGATTCTCGCTCGCGGCGCTGATCTCCGGATCCTTCATCGTCGAGATCCTGTTCTCCTGGCCCGGCGTCGGGCGGACGACGTTCGAGGCCCTGGTGTTCCAGGACCAGTATCTGGTGATGGGCGGCGTGCTGATGGTCTCGGCCATGCTCGTGCTCGGGAACCTCGTCGCCGACCTCCTGCTGGCCGTGGTGGACCCGCGGATCGTTCACGACTGAACCGCGATGTGAGACGGCCATCCTCCGATACGGAAGATGGCCGCCTCCGGCTACCACGGGCTGAGCATCTTCAGTTCACGACCGCGACCTTCTGCTGGCTGTGGACGCCGCCCGCGCTCAGTCGGA harbors:
- a CDS encoding ABC transporter permease — its product is MRAFVLRRVLHSVVMLWGVITITFALGHLVPGDITNVIHDPWLTPERIEAMRRRFGLDQPWWIQYGLYLRNVLLLDFGDSFMFQRPVFAVLRDGLFNTLWLQATALLISWGVAIPLGVWAARRANTWADRSVAFGASLALAVPEMVSGLLLIYFAARSGFFPVGGMRSPHWDTLPAGGQALDLVWHVALPALVLAFAPLAVYLRQTRGNLLDVLRRDYVTTARAKGLDEQAVAFKHALPNALNPLISLFGFSLAALISGSFIVEILFSWPGVGRTTFEALVFQDQYLVMGGVLMVSAMLVLGNLVADLLLAVVDPRIVHD